In the genome of Myxococcus stipitatus, one region contains:
- a CDS encoding IS4 family transposase has translation MPSADEGAFDRLCASLAPEWVEAALEATGTATVRKRRLPAEQVIWLVLGMALYRHRPIAELVERLDLALPGARPKPIARSAVAQARSRVGEEPLKWLFEKSADAWAHASARRHAWRGLALYGVDGTTARVPDSKENRKHFGGQVVGRGGGLSGYPMVRLVTLMALRSHLLAAAHFGPYGTDEREYALKVWPQVPDGSLCVLDRHFLNADILVPLARDGKNRHWLLRAKKNTAWRTVKRLGKGEEVVEMEVSYRTRQKDDSLPMRFVARAIRYQRKGFQPQWLLTSLLDAEAFPASEVVALYHERWELELGYDEVKTEMLERQEAIRSQKPGGVAQELWGVGLAYNLVRLEMERIAEEASVPPTRISFVMALRLIRDEWMWLAGASPGAIPKHLRRLREEVKRFILPLRRSHRRYPRAVKIKMSSYPRKRPRPVRRVRSRRPLRHVRS, from the coding sequence ATCTGGCTGGTGCTGGGCATGGCGCTGTACCGGCACCGCCCCATCGCCGAGCTGGTGGAGCGGCTGGACCTGGCATTGCCTGGTGCCAGGCCGAAGCCGATTGCGAGGAGCGCGGTGGCGCAGGCCCGCTCTCGAGTAGGAGAGGAGCCGCTGAAGTGGCTCTTCGAGAAGAGCGCGGACGCGTGGGCCCACGCCAGCGCGCGTCGGCATGCATGGAGGGGGCTGGCCCTGTATGGAGTAGACGGCACGACAGCCCGGGTGCCGGACTCGAAGGAAAACCGAAAGCACTTTGGAGGACAGGTGGTCGGCCGGGGAGGAGGCCTCAGCGGCTACCCCATGGTTCGACTGGTCACGCTGATGGCCCTGCGCAGCCACCTGCTGGCGGCGGCGCACTTCGGGCCCTACGGGACGGATGAGCGCGAGTACGCCCTGAAGGTGTGGCCCCAGGTACCGGACGGTTCGCTGTGCGTGCTGGACCGCCACTTTCTCAACGCCGACATCCTCGTGCCGTTGGCGAGGGACGGGAAGAACCGCCACTGGCTGCTGCGCGCGAAGAAGAACACCGCCTGGCGCACGGTAAAGCGTTTAGGAAAAGGAGAGGAAGTGGTGGAAATGGAGGTGAGCTACCGCACCCGTCAGAAGGACGACTCCTTGCCCATGCGCTTCGTGGCACGTGCCATCCGTTACCAGCGCAAAGGCTTTCAGCCCCAGTGGTTGCTGACCTCGTTGCTGGACGCCGAAGCCTTCCCCGCCAGCGAAGTGGTGGCCCTCTACCACGAGAGGTGGGAGCTGGAACTCGGCTATGACGAGGTGAAGACGGAGATGCTGGAGAGGCAAGAGGCCATCCGCAGCCAGAAGCCCGGTGGGGTCGCCCAGGAACTCTGGGGCGTGGGATTGGCCTACAATCTGGTGCGGCTGGAGATGGAGCGCATTGCCGAAGAGGCCAGTGTGCCTCCCACCCGAATCAGCTTCGTCATGGCCCTGCGTCTCATCCGCGACGAGTGGATGTGGCTGGCCGGCGCGAGCCCCGGAGCGATTCCCAAACATCTGCGACGCCTGCGAGAAGAGGTAAAACGCTTCATCCTCCCGCTGCGGCGAAGCCATAGACGCTATCCGCGTGCGGTGAAAATCAAGATGAGCAGCTACCCACGGAAGCGTCCCCGCCCAGTCCGTCGAGTACGCTCCCGCAGGCCGCTACGTCATGTCCGTTCCTAA
- a CDS encoding bestrophin family protein, with amino-acid sequence MIVRPRMHWLRMLFVWRGSVAPRILPRLGFFLALSLLAVALGPLPFSLREGSLALLGVALAIFLGFRNSTAYDRFWEARKLWGSLMIVSRSFLRQALTHPTPALSPEEEDQVTNLLRALPLTLNHQLRGTQVPLDSLPTGVRACVVAADHRPARVILALGQWVANLRHQGRLSELLVASFDDNLDRLSEVQGGCERIAGTPIPYVYSVMLHRTVYIYSLLLPFALAGSLGWSTPLVSVFVSYTFIALDTVTSELEDPFGNEPNDLPLDALTRTIERGVLEMVGEPLPPLLQPDDKFLLT; translated from the coding sequence ATGATTGTCCGTCCGCGAATGCACTGGCTTCGCATGTTGTTCGTCTGGCGTGGCTCGGTGGCGCCACGCATCCTGCCGCGCCTGGGGTTCTTCCTCGCGCTGAGCCTCCTGGCGGTGGCCCTGGGCCCGCTCCCGTTCTCCCTGAGGGAGGGCTCCCTGGCGCTGCTGGGCGTGGCGCTGGCCATCTTCCTCGGGTTTCGAAACAGCACGGCCTATGACCGGTTCTGGGAGGCGCGGAAGCTGTGGGGCTCGCTGATGATCGTCTCGCGGTCCTTCCTGCGGCAGGCGCTGACGCACCCCACACCCGCGCTCTCCCCCGAGGAGGAGGACCAGGTGACGAACCTCTTGCGCGCGCTGCCCCTCACGCTCAACCACCAGCTGCGGGGGACCCAGGTCCCGCTCGATTCGCTTCCGACGGGCGTGCGCGCGTGTGTGGTCGCCGCGGACCACCGTCCCGCCAGGGTCATCCTGGCGCTGGGCCAGTGGGTGGCGAATCTGCGGCACCAGGGCCGGCTGAGCGAGCTGCTGGTGGCGTCGTTCGACGACAACCTGGACCGGCTGTCGGAGGTGCAGGGCGGGTGTGAGCGCATCGCGGGGACCCCCATCCCCTACGTCTACAGCGTGATGTTGCACCGAACGGTCTACATCTACAGCCTGCTGTTGCCCTTTGCCCTGGCCGGCAGCCTGGGCTGGTCCACGCCGCTCGTGTCCGTCTTTGTTTCGTATACGTTCATCGCACTCGACACGGTGACGTCGGAGCTGGAGGACCCGTTCGGCAACGAGCCCAACGACCTGCCGCTCGATGCCCTGACCCGCACCATCGAGCGCGGCGTGCTGGAGATGGTGGGAGAGCCCCTCCCGCCCCTGTTGCAGCCGGACGACAAGTTCCTGCTGACCTGA